One stretch of Halapricum desulfuricans DNA includes these proteins:
- a CDS encoding ABC transporter ATP-binding protein, whose amino-acid sequence MAIEITADRVAIDDVSMVYDGSNGPVEALREVSFAVDPGEFVTIVGPSGCGKTTLFRIIAGLQAPTEGEVRLDGDVIDGPGPELGIVFQEYHLFPWRTVSGNVGFGLEQDGTPAPERRERVEQLLETVGLDGFGGTYPKDLSGGMKQRVALARALAPDPDLLLMDEPFGAVDAQTKAKLQEELLDVWTETGKTVLFVTHDIEEAIKLGDRVVVMDREPGRVQEIVDVDLERPRSRSDRAFGSYYEELLGLIEY is encoded by the coding sequence ATGGCGATAGAAATCACTGCGGATCGCGTCGCGATCGACGACGTGTCGATGGTCTACGACGGCTCGAACGGTCCCGTCGAGGCGCTGCGAGAGGTGTCCTTCGCGGTCGATCCCGGCGAGTTCGTGACGATCGTCGGCCCCTCGGGCTGTGGCAAGACGACGCTGTTCCGGATCATCGCCGGGCTGCAGGCGCCCACCGAAGGCGAGGTGCGACTGGACGGCGACGTGATCGACGGACCGGGCCCGGAGCTGGGGATCGTCTTCCAGGAGTACCACCTCTTCCCCTGGCGGACGGTCTCGGGCAACGTCGGGTTCGGGCTGGAGCAGGACGGCACGCCGGCTCCCGAGCGTCGCGAGCGCGTCGAACAACTGCTGGAGACGGTCGGACTCGACGGGTTCGGGGGCACCTACCCGAAGGACCTCTCGGGCGGAATGAAACAGCGCGTCGCGCTCGCTCGCGCGCTGGCTCCCGACCCCGATCTGCTGTTGATGGACGAGCCGTTCGGAGCAGTCGACGCACAGACGAAGGCGAAACTGCAGGAAGAGTTGCTCGACGTCTGGACGGAGACGGGCAAGACCGTGCTGTTCGTCACTCACGACATCGAGGAGGCGATCAAACTCGGCGACCGAGTCGTCGTAATGGATCGAGAGCCGGGACGTGTCCAGGAAATCGTCGACGTCGATCTCGAGCGACCGCGCTCGCGCTCGGATCGCGCCTTCGGCAGCTACTACGAGGAACTCCTCGGACTGATCGAATACTGA
- a CDS encoding ABC transporter permease, with product MSTDVSNELDRTDDLGRLVDAFDPRRLVLGAVGLAGFVGLWWAGSAVQPAYVLPSPLAVAVTVQSELASGTMQAALLDSVRHWLPGTVVGTTLGIAVGVALGWSRLLDETLTPVVRVLRPVPPLALIGFAIAWFGIGHAGAAFIIAIGAFWINFYAAYGGVEGVSEDLLDVARSLGVERQLGLVRTVVLPASLPEITTGIRTGIGRCWMLVVAAEIFGAPGIGRQIFRAANSLQVDRVIAYILVLSAMFLLVDSAFRLLQRRVLAWR from the coding sequence GTGTCGACGGACGTCAGCAACGAACTCGACCGGACCGACGACCTCGGGCGGCTCGTGGACGCGTTCGACCCGCGGCGACTGGTGCTGGGCGCGGTCGGGCTCGCCGGGTTCGTCGGCCTGTGGTGGGCCGGCTCGGCCGTCCAGCCGGCGTACGTCCTCCCGTCGCCGCTCGCTGTCGCCGTGACCGTCCAGTCCGAACTCGCGTCGGGCACGATGCAGGCGGCGCTGTTGGACAGCGTCCGCCACTGGCTGCCGGGCACGGTCGTGGGGACGACGCTGGGGATCGCCGTCGGCGTCGCGCTGGGCTGGAGTCGATTGCTCGACGAGACGCTGACTCCGGTCGTCCGGGTGCTCCGTCCCGTCCCCCCGCTGGCGCTGATCGGCTTCGCGATCGCGTGGTTCGGGATCGGCCACGCCGGGGCGGCGTTCATCATCGCGATCGGCGCGTTCTGGATCAATTTCTACGCCGCGTACGGCGGCGTCGAAGGCGTCTCCGAGGACCTGCTGGACGTGGCGCGCAGCCTCGGGGTAGAGCGGCAACTCGGCCTGGTCAGGACGGTCGTTCTCCCTGCCTCGTTGCCCGAGATCACGACCGGGATCCGGACCGGGATCGGCCGGTGCTGGATGCTCGTCGTCGCGGCGGAGATCTTCGGCGCACCGGGGATCGGCCGCCAGATATTCCGCGCGGCGAACTCGCTGCAGGTCGATCGCGTGATCGCGTACATCCTCGTGTTGAGCGCCATGTTCCTGCTGGTCGACAGCGCGTTCCGGCTGCTCCAGCGGAGGGTCCTCGCATGGCGATAG
- a CDS encoding ABC transporter substrate-binding protein, giving the protein MANRETRISRRTYLAGTAAATTGLAGCSVLGGGAGELTVAYMPIFPDLQYFVMDERGYLDEIDREVVGKEFTDGPSIVKAYGGGEIDIAMFGVVPAMILVDRGLPAKVAATNVKEPMAVLAHEALGPLWDEHGSDAFDVWREERGEPFRFGTFPQGSVPDILLRYWLEQEEIDPESDVEILEINGANAVWQALANDEIDGTSIMEPVPTRVQAESVPYETFRTAAQIMPGQPAAVTLMSDAVRDSEVATQFLEAHVRATEYIQDNPEPTAEIVEDGIGLDSDLALSALQGPLSNFVTDPREIENGTEIFSEFAARTGKLDDPLSLDEIFDYSVYEGI; this is encoded by the coding sequence ATGGCAAACCGAGAGACGCGGATTTCGAGACGGACGTATCTCGCAGGCACGGCGGCAGCGACGACTGGCCTCGCCGGCTGTTCCGTTCTGGGCGGCGGCGCTGGCGAACTGACGGTCGCGTACATGCCGATCTTCCCCGACCTGCAGTACTTCGTGATGGACGAACGGGGATACCTCGACGAGATCGACCGCGAGGTCGTCGGCAAGGAGTTCACCGACGGGCCGTCTATCGTCAAGGCCTACGGCGGCGGGGAGATCGACATTGCGATGTTCGGTGTGGTCCCGGCGATGATCCTCGTCGATCGGGGGCTCCCGGCGAAGGTGGCGGCGACGAACGTCAAGGAACCGATGGCGGTCCTCGCACACGAGGCGCTCGGGCCGCTGTGGGACGAACACGGTAGTGACGCCTTCGACGTCTGGCGAGAGGAGCGCGGCGAGCCGTTCCGGTTCGGGACTTTCCCGCAGGGATCCGTCCCCGATATCCTGCTGCGTTACTGGCTCGAACAGGAAGAGATCGATCCCGAGAGCGACGTCGAAATCCTCGAGATCAACGGCGCAAACGCCGTCTGGCAGGCCCTCGCGAACGACGAGATCGACGGCACGTCGATCATGGAACCGGTCCCGACTCGCGTTCAGGCGGAATCAGTTCCCTACGAGACCTTCAGGACGGCCGCCCAGATCATGCCCGGCCAGCCGGCGGCCGTGACGCTGATGAGCGACGCCGTCCGGGACAGCGAGGTCGCGACACAGTTCCTCGAGGCACACGTCCGGGCGACGGAGTACATTCAGGACAATCCCGAACCGACGGCCGAGATCGTCGAGGACGGTATCGGCCTTGATTCGGATCTGGCGCTGTCGGCCCTGCAGGGGCCGCTGTCGAACTTCGTCACCGACCCCCGCGAGATCGAAAACGGGACGGAGATCTTCTCGGAGTTCGCCGCCCGGACCGGCAAGCTCGACGATCCGCTCTCGCTTGACGAGATCTTCGATTACAGCGTCTACGAGGGGATCTAA
- a CDS encoding tRNA pseudouridine(54/55) synthase Pus10: MTVLEIARDALATGPVCDACLGRLVADRSFGLTNAERGRALRTTVALEDDEPYEEPGDCWVCEGESDRIETWADRAVRAVADYAFDTYQVGTRVPPMLEENDALLRDDVGLSEDAGEPLKAELNREVGKRFGREVDAEVDFERPDVQLLLDLGTDEVELQVNSAFVYGRYRKLERDIPQTKWPCNECGGTGLKRGAECPGCDGTGFRYDESVEQLTAPPVVEAYEGESATFHGAGREDVDALMLGTGRPFVIEIEDPHTRDIDPEALEAAINDYAEGKVEVTDLAVPTYEMVERVKEHEASKTYRMAVEFDEPVADADLQAALDDLRGATITQRTPQRVDHRRADIDRTREVYDVEGDLEDETHATIDLDGEGGLYVKELVSGDGGRTEPSLSGLLGVGAVVTALDVLAVEGETEPFLTEEYLAE; this comes from the coding sequence ATGACCGTCCTGGAGATCGCACGCGACGCGCTGGCGACTGGCCCCGTCTGTGACGCCTGTCTGGGTCGGCTGGTCGCCGACCGGAGTTTCGGGCTTACCAACGCCGAACGAGGGCGCGCGCTGCGCACGACCGTCGCGCTCGAAGACGACGAGCCCTATGAGGAGCCCGGGGACTGCTGGGTCTGTGAGGGCGAGTCGGACCGGATCGAGACGTGGGCTGACCGCGCCGTGCGGGCCGTCGCTGACTACGCGTTCGACACCTATCAGGTCGGGACGCGTGTCCCGCCGATGCTCGAGGAGAACGACGCCCTCCTCCGGGACGACGTGGGTCTGTCCGAGGACGCCGGCGAGCCGCTGAAGGCCGAACTCAACCGGGAAGTCGGCAAGCGCTTCGGGCGGGAGGTCGACGCCGAGGTCGACTTCGAGCGACCGGACGTCCAGCTGTTGCTCGATCTCGGCACCGACGAGGTCGAGCTGCAGGTCAACTCCGCTTTCGTCTACGGTCGCTACAGGAAACTCGAACGAGACATCCCTCAGACGAAGTGGCCCTGCAACGAGTGTGGCGGGACCGGTCTGAAGCGCGGCGCGGAGTGTCCGGGCTGTGACGGGACCGGCTTCAGGTACGACGAGAGCGTCGAGCAGCTGACCGCGCCGCCGGTCGTCGAGGCCTACGAGGGCGAGTCGGCGACCTTCCACGGGGCGGGTCGCGAGGACGTCGACGCGCTCATGCTGGGAACTGGCCGCCCGTTCGTCATCGAGATTGAGGACCCCCACACGCGTGACATCGACCCCGAAGCGCTCGAAGCGGCGATCAACGACTACGCCGAGGGCAAAGTCGAAGTGACCGATCTGGCGGTCCCGACCTACGAGATGGTCGAGCGCGTCAAGGAACACGAGGCGTCCAAGACTTACCGGATGGCCGTCGAGTTCGACGAGCCCGTGGCCGACGCGGACCTGCAGGCGGCCCTGGATGATCTCCGCGGTGCGACGATCACCCAGCGGACGCCCCAGCGGGTCGATCACCGCCGGGCCGACATCGACCGGACGCGGGAGGTCTACGACGTCGAGGGCGACCTCGAGGACGAGACCCACGCGACGATCGATCTCGACGGCGAGGGGGGCCTCTACGTGAAGGAACTCGTCTCCGGCGACGGCGGCCGGACCGAACCCAGCCTGTCGGGCCTGCTCGGCGTCGGGGCGGTCGTGACTGCACTGGACGTGCTCGCGGTCGAAGGCGAAACCGAGCCGTTTCTCACCGAGGAGTACCTCGCGGAGTGA
- a CDS encoding GNAT family N-acetyltransferase — protein MVDIEPAATADPEAIHAVLTAAFEDETEAELVDVLREEDALREDCSALARSDGDPVGFVAVSDADLPDVSGVDIAVLGPVGVVPDRQGEGIGSELVRTAMRCCVRAGCAAVVLEGDPAFYGRFGFEPASAYGLESDLDPPPGAFQVWPCRPGALEGVSGEVRHPIPFHAL, from the coding sequence GTGGTCGATATCGAACCAGCGGCGACTGCCGACCCCGAGGCGATCCACGCCGTGTTGACCGCGGCGTTCGAAGACGAGACCGAGGCCGAACTCGTCGACGTGTTGCGCGAGGAAGACGCGTTGCGTGAGGACTGTTCGGCACTCGCCAGATCGGACGGCGATCCCGTCGGGTTCGTGGCCGTCTCCGACGCGGACCTCCCGGACGTGTCCGGCGTGGACATCGCCGTCCTCGGGCCAGTTGGCGTCGTCCCGGACCGTCAGGGCGAGGGGATCGGCTCGGAACTCGTGCGCACGGCCATGCGCTGCTGTGTTCGTGCCGGCTGTGCCGCTGTCGTTCTGGAGGGTGACCCCGCCTTCTACGGGCGGTTCGGCTTCGAGCCCGCGTCGGCCTACGGGCTGGAGAGCGACCTCGATCCGCCGCCGGGAGCCTTTCAGGTCTGGCCGTGTCGGCCGGGGGCGCTCGAGGGCGTCAGCGGCGAGGTCCGTCATCCGATCCCGTTTCACGCGCTGTGA
- a CDS encoding halocyanin domain-containing protein gives MVLSRRTYLALVGGTAAVAGCSTGGAQTPSYDAPTVPVPEEVRSYLSETGNFEGEALDLTDRDEVDVAVGAEGNSGNNAYSPPAVQISPGTTVVWEWIRGSHNVIDTGGAFESDLGTNLTFEHTFEDPGTYTYYCSPHRRYGMKGAVVVVESA, from the coding sequence ATGGTGCTCTCGCGACGCACGTATCTGGCGCTCGTCGGCGGCACCGCCGCGGTCGCCGGCTGTTCGACCGGCGGTGCACAGACGCCGAGTTACGACGCCCCGACCGTTCCTGTGCCCGAGGAAGTGCGTTCGTACCTCTCGGAGACGGGAAATTTCGAGGGCGAGGCACTCGATCTCACCGACCGCGACGAGGTGGACGTGGCCGTCGGGGCTGAAGGCAATAGCGGAAACAACGCTTACAGCCCACCGGCGGTCCAGATTTCGCCCGGGACGACGGTCGTCTGGGAGTGGATTCGCGGCAGCCACAACGTCATCGACACCGGCGGCGCCTTCGAGTCGGATCTCGGGACCAACCTGACGTTCGAGCACACGTTCGAAGACCCCGGCACGTACACGTACTACTGTTCGCCACACAGACGATACGGGATGAAAGGGGCAGTCGTCGTCGTCGAGTCGGCGTGA